One Thermococcus sp. M36 genomic window, GAGTTCCTTCATGTCCTCCTTTGGTACCGGAGGAACTGGCGGAACCGTTTTGGGATACCGCCTCTTGTACCGTTTACTCGACTTCGAAACGTCCTTGAGCAGGTGTTTTATCAGGTGTCCAAACCACATGGCTATCACGATGAATATTATGAATCCGGCCGCCCTCCCGAAAATGGCGGATACTATGACTATAAACACGAAGAGCTTGACGAGGCCCTCTATGATGTCATCGTCCATGAACCAGTGCCCCATGTGCACGCAGATCCCTCCATTCCCGCTGAGACAACCAGTTCCGGCGGTCATTTAACCCTTTTTGGTGACGTTTTGAAAGCCCGCGCGGGACTGTTTTTCACTTAAGACAAATACAGGGGGGAGGATTTATGCCAGAGTGGAGGTCACTCAGTGACGACCTCCTCGGTCTCCTCCTTCTCCCCTGTGACCTTTTCGGCCGCGCTCTCGGGCTCAAGCTCGCCCTCCTTGACCGCCTGTATCGTCCTCATTATCTCCGCCAGCTCCTCGTCCTCCTCGAACTCGACGCCGGCCCCAAGGGCCTGGTCGGTGTAGCTGAGCATCGTGTTCAGATTCTCGTTGAGGTTCTGGGCGTCGAGCTGCATGCTAACGAGGTTCTTTTCGAGCTCCTCCGGGGACATCTTCCTCAAAAGCTCCCAGGTCGGAGTGCCCTTCAGTATGGCCTCGTTCTCCTTGATTATCAGCAGGTTGCTGACGAGCATAAGCTGTCTGTTGAGCTGAGCGTGGGTGTTCTGGAGGCTCCTCTTGCGCTGGTTGAGCGTTTTGATTTTAGTCGCTATCGTGAGTTCTTCGCTCTTACTCCTCGCATTCCTGGCCCTCTCGAAGAGAAGGGCTATTTCGCGGTCTATCTCCGCTATCTCGTTCTCAATCTTCCCTATCTGCATATCGAGCTTTACTTGGTTCTCCCTGAGCTGGTCAATCGGTATGTCCAGGGGGTTCTTCCTCCCGAAAAACCTTGAAAGGAGGCCCATCACAGTTCCTCCTCCGTCTCTTTTTCAAGTTTGGGCGACGCTATCTCCGAGGCGATCTCCTCAACGTCCGCATCGCCGGTCTCGACCCTGGCCCAGGCCTCCATGAGCTCCCTCTCGGTCTGGTCTTCCGTTCCCTCAAACTCGGCTATGTCCATCTCGAAGACCCTGTTCAGGCTATCAACCATCTCGTCGAACTCCCTGCCATCGAGGCTCACCTTGACGAGGACGCTCTCAAGCTGCTCCGGCTCGACCCTGGCGAGCTTGTCCCAGAGACCTATCTTCCTTAGCTCCTTCTCGTACTT contains:
- a CDS encoding chromosome assembly protein, which codes for MVMGIFDRFRKNPIEKLSLRELQEEEIRLRNRLERTKKEIERIEKKKKQLFQEGIGADVLKKKMLAQEIKSLDMEQKLKLRDFTTAQKQYTFVKNLIVVKKYEKELRKIGLWDKLARVEPEQLESVLVKVSLDGREFDEMVDSLNRVFEMDIAEFEGTEDQTERELMEAWARVETGDADVEEIASEIASPKLEKETEEEL